In Silene latifolia isolate original U9 population unplaced genomic scaffold, ASM4854445v1 scaffold_759, whole genome shotgun sequence, a genomic segment contains:
- the LOC141640344 gene encoding uncharacterized protein LOC141640344, with protein MQLFDEDSVDLLQLSDEDVQDELEYWQNAVFGFIVGANPPWQVLEKFLQRIWSKYTLDKISFLPNGVFLVRFQTQEMKQAVLGSGHFLFDNKPMIIRPWFPDVELAKEEVKSVPAWIRMHKLPLKFWGKSLLKISNLVGNYVKVDEATEKRTRLGFARVMVELKLGQNFPKSVKFLDEKQELVEIHIDYEWKPSVCTKCKLLGHERERSKKGKPQKNNVVRRNSVAREESLAAVTKVITPKSSFSNSTCIETSGT; from the coding sequence atgCAATTGTTTGATGAGGATTCGGTGGATCTCTTACAATTGTCTGATGAGGATGTTCAGGATGAATTGGAGTATTGGCAAAATGCTGTCTTTGGATTCATTGTTGGGGCAAACCCTCCTTGGCAAGTGTTGGAGAAATTCCTGCAAAGAATTTGGAGTAAGTATACTCTGGACAAGATTTCATTCTTACCTAATGGAGTATTCTTAGTGCGATTTCAAACTCAGGAAATGAAACAAGCAGTCCTAGGTAGTGGACATTTTCTCTTTGACAATAAACCTATGATCATTCGGCCATGGTTCCCTGATGTGGAGTTGGCTAAGGAAGAAGTCAAGAGTGTCCCAGCATGGATTAGAATGCATAAATTGCCCCTCAAATTTTGGGGAAAAAGTCTACTTAAGATTTCTAATTTGGTGGGCAACTATGTCAAGGTGGATGAGGCCACAGAAAAGAGGACTAGGTTGGGTTTTGCTAGGGTTATGGTGGAACTGAAACTAGGTCAAAACTTTCCAAAATCTGTCAAGTTCTTGGATGAGAAACAAGAGTTAGTGGAAATTCACATTGACTATGAATGGAAGCCAAGTGTTTGCACTAAATGTAAACTACTAGGTCATGAGAGAGAGCGAAGTAAGAAGGGCAAACCTCAAAAGAATAATGTGGTTCGGAGGAACAGTGTGGCTCGAGAAGAAAGTCTGGCGGCTGTCACTAAAGTTATCACTCCAAAGAGTTCATTTAGTAACTCAACCTGCATCGAAACAAGTGGAACGTAG